One window from the genome of Paraclostridium sordellii encodes:
- the gadC gene encoding glutamate:gamma-aminobutyrate antiporter → MREGQTAKRNSLSLFAFFAMTASMVMTVYEYPTFATSGFSLVFFLLLGGILWFLPVALCAAEMATVEGWQEGGIFAWVGNTLGEKFGFAAIFFQWFQITVGFVTMIYFILGCVSYIFNWDALNTVPFVKFIGVLIIFWVLTFSQLGGTKNTAKIAKAGFIFGIVIPAIVLFGVSIAYIVQGNPLDVKIGLKYFVPDFTKVNTLVVFVSFILAYMGVEASASHVNELDNAKKNYPLAMIMLVILAIILNTVGGLTVASVIPQSELSLSSGVVETFKVLILHFMPHGTWLVKLMAILLALGVMGEVSAWVVGPSRGMYTAAQKGILPKSLTKTNKHDVPVNLVFIQGVVVTIWAAVLTFGGGGNNVSFLTAISLTVVIYLVGYLLFFIGYFMLVLKKSDLKRSYQVPGGKVFKLIVAACGLVTSVFALVISFFPPSQLSGKSVHEYLTILSISFIITVLIPFVIYSITSKKVNKVNNK, encoded by the coding sequence ATGAGAGAGGGACAGACAGCTAAAAGGAATTCCCTTAGTTTATTTGCATTCTTTGCGATGACCGCATCAATGGTTATGACGGTTTATGAATATCCTACATTTGCAACATCAGGATTTAGTTTGGTATTCTTCCTTTTACTTGGAGGTATATTATGGTTCTTACCAGTTGCTCTATGTGCGGCAGAAATGGCTACAGTTGAAGGCTGGCAAGAAGGTGGAATTTTTGCATGGGTTGGGAATACATTAGGAGAGAAGTTTGGATTTGCGGCAATATTTTTTCAATGGTTTCAAATAACAGTTGGATTTGTAACAATGATTTATTTTATATTAGGTTGTGTTTCATATATATTTAATTGGGATGCGTTAAATACAGTTCCATTTGTGAAATTTATAGGAGTATTAATAATATTCTGGGTATTAACATTTTCACAGTTAGGAGGAACAAAAAACACAGCAAAAATAGCAAAAGCTGGATTTATATTTGGTATAGTAATACCTGCAATAGTTTTATTTGGAGTATCAATAGCTTATATAGTTCAAGGTAATCCACTAGATGTAAAAATAGGATTAAAATACTTTGTACCTGATTTTACAAAAGTAAATACATTAGTTGTATTTGTTTCATTTATACTTGCATATATGGGGGTTGAAGCATCAGCTTCTCATGTAAATGAATTAGATAATGCTAAAAAGAACTATCCATTAGCTATGATTATGTTAGTTATATTAGCAATAATTTTAAACACTGTAGGTGGATTAACAGTTGCATCTGTAATACCACAAAGTGAATTGAGTTTAAGCTCAGGCGTTGTTGAGACATTTAAGGTTTTAATATTACACTTTATGCCTCATGGAACATGGCTTGTTAAACTTATGGCGATATTATTAGCATTAGGTGTAATGGGTGAAGTTAGTGCATGGGTTGTAGGACCTTCAAGAGGTATGTATACAGCGGCACAAAAAGGAATTTTACCTAAATCTTTAACAAAAACTAATAAACATGATGTTCCTGTAAATTTAGTTTTTATACAAGGTGTAGTAGTTACAATATGGGCAGCGGTACTTACTTTTGGTGGAGGAGGAAACAATGTATCATTCCTTACAGCTATATCATTAACAGTTGTTATATATTTAGTTGGATATTTACTATTCTTTATAGGTTATTTTATGCTTGTACTAAAAAAATCAGATTTAAAACGTTCTTACCAAGTACCTGGAGGAAAAGTATTCAAATTAATAGTAGCAGCATGTGGATTAGTAACTTCAGTATTTGCACTAGTTATATCATTTTTCCCACCAAGTCAATTAAGTGGAAAAAGTGTTCATGAATATTTAACTATATTAAGTATAAGTTTTATAATTACAGTTTTAATACCATTTGTAATATATTCAATAACATCCAAGAAAGTGAACAAAGTTAACAACAAATAA
- a CDS encoding glutamate decarboxylase, protein MLFKKQDDYSTPVFGTIESGSNIPKDVIGKDSIAPNIAYRLIKDELMNEGNARLNLATFCQTYMEEEATKLMSETLEKNAIDKSEYPQTTEMENRCVDMIANLWNAPKDMNYIGTSTVGSSEACMLGGMAMKFRWRNRAEKLGIDVTKKKPNLVVSSGYQVCWEKFCVYWDIEMRTVPMDEEHMSLNIDKVLDYVDDYTIGIAALLGITYTGKFDDIKALDEVVEEYNKTAKISLPIHVDAASGGLFTPFIDPELEWDFRLKNVVSISTSGHKYGLVYPGIGWVVWKDEEYLPKELIFEVSYLGGSMPTMAINFSRSASQVIGQYYNFLRLGFEGYRQIHQRTKEVAMYLSSEIENTGLFKIYNDGENLPIVCYRLRNEDAVEWTLYDLADRLAMKGWQIPAYPLPVNLENVIIQRIVCRADLSYDMAELFIRDLKTAINDLNNANILVHGKKAENKKYGFTH, encoded by the coding sequence ATGTTATTTAAGAAACAAGATGATTATAGTACACCAGTGTTTGGGACAATAGAGTCTGGCTCTAATATTCCAAAAGATGTAATAGGGAAAGATTCTATTGCTCCAAACATAGCTTATAGATTAATTAAGGATGAGTTAATGAATGAAGGTAATGCAAGACTAAATTTAGCAACATTCTGCCAAACTTATATGGAAGAAGAAGCAACTAAGCTTATGTCAGAAACATTAGAAAAAAATGCAATAGATAAATCAGAATATCCACAAACAACAGAAATGGAAAATAGATGTGTGGATATGATAGCAAACTTATGGAATGCACCAAAAGATATGAATTATATAGGAACATCAACAGTTGGATCATCAGAAGCATGTATGCTTGGTGGTATGGCAATGAAGTTTAGATGGAGAAATAGAGCTGAAAAATTAGGTATAGATGTAACTAAGAAAAAGCCGAATTTAGTAGTATCATCAGGGTACCAAGTTTGTTGGGAAAAATTCTGTGTATACTGGGATATAGAAATGCGTACAGTACCAATGGATGAAGAACATATGAGTTTAAATATAGATAAAGTATTAGACTATGTAGATGATTATACTATAGGTATAGCAGCATTATTAGGGATAACTTACACAGGAAAATTTGATGATATAAAAGCATTAGATGAAGTTGTTGAAGAATATAATAAAACAGCTAAAATAAGTTTACCAATACATGTTGATGCTGCATCAGGAGGATTATTTACTCCATTTATAGACCCAGAACTTGAATGGGATTTTAGATTGAAAAATGTAGTATCAATAAGTACATCAGGTCATAAATATGGATTAGTTTACCCAGGTATAGGATGGGTAGTGTGGAAAGATGAAGAGTATTTACCAAAAGAATTAATATTTGAAGTAAGTTATTTAGGAGGATCAATGCCAACAATGGCAATAAACTTCTCAAGATCAGCAAGTCAAGTTATAGGACAATATTACAATTTCTTACGTCTTGGATTTGAAGGATATAGACAAATACATCAACGTACAAAAGAAGTTGCAATGTATTTATCTAGTGAGATAGAAAATACTGGGTTATTTAAAATATATAATGATGGAGAAAACTTACCAATAGTATGTTATAGATTAAGAAATGAAGATGCTGTAGAGTGGACATTATATGATTTAGCAGATAGATTAGCAATGAAAGGATGGCAAATACCTGCATATCCATTACCAGTTAATTTAGAAAATGTTATAATACAACGTATAGTATGTAGAGCTGACTTAAGCTATGATATGGCGGAATTATTTATAAGAGATTTAAAAACAGCTATAAATGATTTAAACAATGCAAATATATTAGTACATGGAAAGAAAGCTGAAAATAAAAAATATGGATTTACTCATTAA
- a CDS encoding C39 family peptidase, protein MAYSKGKHSAKSKTRNKNKVTYIVIPAVVAIGLFIGYKEISSAVTSNDSEISQNLASLPQDIINTDNPAIAKLVKMAPMYPRIYNILNNVNDYPQELLVMASKKPETINFVADYPEHKGGNSTYENITVEGEYTKGEIPLFMQWDERWGYDKYGPDFFAINGCGPTALSMVTVGLTGNTNMSPRYVENFSQQNGYLVPGVGTAWSLMTDGARKLGLKSKVIPLSSESIINTLEKGHPIIATMGPGHFTTEGHYIVLTGVDSDGKIIVNDSDSKQRSSETWDVDVFLKEAKNLWAFSL, encoded by the coding sequence GTGGCTTATTCAAAAGGCAAACACAGTGCTAAGAGCAAAACGCGAAATAAAAATAAGGTAACGTACATAGTGATTCCTGCTGTTGTTGCTATAGGACTATTCATAGGATATAAAGAGATTTCAAGTGCAGTTACATCTAATGATAGTGAAATATCTCAAAATCTTGCTAGTCTACCTCAAGATATTATAAATACTGATAATCCAGCCATAGCTAAACTAGTAAAAATGGCTCCTATGTACCCTAGAATTTATAATATATTAAATAATGTAAATGATTATCCTCAAGAGTTGTTAGTAATGGCTTCTAAGAAACCTGAAACTATAAACTTTGTAGCTGATTATCCTGAACATAAAGGAGGCAACTCAACTTATGAGAACATAACTGTAGAAGGAGAATATACCAAAGGGGAAATCCCTTTATTTATGCAATGGGACGAAAGATGGGGATATGATAAATATGGACCTGACTTCTTTGCTATTAATGGTTGTGGCCCAACAGCTTTATCAATGGTAACTGTAGGACTTACAGGTAATACAAATATGAGTCCTAGATATGTAGAAAATTTTAGTCAACAAAATGGTTACTTAGTTCCTGGGGTTGGAACTGCTTGGTCACTTATGACAGATGGAGCAAGAAAGCTTGGTTTAAAAAGTAAAGTAATTCCACTAAGTTCTGAAAGTATTATAAATACATTAGAAAAAGGACATCCAATTATTGCAACTATGGGTCCTGGCCACTTTACTACAGAAGGTCATTATATAGTTTTAACAGGTGTTGACAGTGACGGAAAAATTATTGTTAATGATTCTGATAGTAAACAAAGAAGTAGTGAAACTTGGGATGTAGATGTGTTTCTTAAAGAAGCTAAAAACTTATGGGCATTTAGTTTATAA
- a CDS encoding DUF2156 domain-containing protein: MLFKEIDIDSKQVLDKYFELVDYEACEYCFTTLYMWKELYNTKYYVEKDFAIVAGEYENKGFLILPLARKENMYKAFDFIIRYFQKNDRKILLKAISKEVVNYLRKEYKDRFIYIEERNNFDYIYEGESLRTLAGRKNQKKRNHLNSFIKEYGDRVEYRKLNEKDFKDCKNVMSRWLEDKGEDSEFDSEVKAIKRIFDNYDKLKDKIKIAGIYIDSKLEAFSIGEMLNKDMAVIHIEKANSDIRGLYPYINKEFLVNEFSDVKFVNREEDLGIEGLRKAKLSYHPIKFAEKYTVIER, translated from the coding sequence ATTTTGTTTAAAGAAATAGATATAGATTCAAAACAGGTTTTAGATAAATACTTTGAACTAGTAGATTATGAGGCCTGTGAATATTGTTTTACTACACTATATATGTGGAAAGAATTGTATAATACGAAATATTATGTAGAAAAAGATTTTGCTATAGTAGCAGGAGAATATGAAAATAAAGGATTTTTAATATTACCATTAGCACGTAAAGAAAATATGTATAAAGCATTTGATTTTATAATAAGATATTTTCAAAAAAATGATAGAAAAATACTTTTAAAAGCTATAAGTAAAGAAGTTGTAAACTACTTAAGAAAAGAGTATAAAGATAGATTTATATATATAGAAGAAAGAAATAACTTTGACTATATATATGAAGGGGAAAGTTTAAGAACACTTGCTGGTAGAAAAAATCAAAAAAAGAGAAACCATTTAAATAGTTTTATAAAAGAATATGGAGACAGGGTAGAATATAGAAAGTTAAATGAAAAAGATTTTAAAGATTGTAAAAATGTTATGAGTAGATGGTTAGAAGATAAAGGTGAAGATTCAGAATTTGATAGTGAAGTAAAGGCTATAAAAAGAATATTTGATAACTATGATAAGCTAAAAGATAAAATAAAAATAGCTGGAATATATATTGATTCTAAATTAGAAGCTTTTTCAATAGGAGAGATGTTAAACAAAGATATGGCTGTTATACATATAGAAAAAGCTAATTCTGATATAAGAGGGTTATATCCATATATAAATAAGGAATTTTTAGTAAATGAATTTAGTGATGTTAAGTTCGTTAATAGAGAAGAAGATTTAGGAATTGAAGGACTTAGAAAAGCAAAACTATCGTATCATCCTATAAAATTTGCTGAAAAATACACTGTAATAGAGCGTTAA
- a CDS encoding GDSL-type esterase/lipase family protein: MRKILYIRVVKVALIGTAIILGFNLAINIYKEHFAQSYISDKDGMKKIKELESVNISSIRDKMDEESNNNEVENKKDDTKKEEVKDFNKVFEDSVIMGDSRGEGLTEYEILSPSSVVAYKGRTTIKAKDDISSVVDLAPSKIFMTYGMNDLELFSDSKEFIKNYESLIKDVKAKLPNSKIYVTSIIPTNKSAINKQPKFKNVYSFNDGIKGMCKNLNVEFIDVGDSMNSDKNLYEPDGIHFKPAFYKGYLNILQEKANL, from the coding sequence ATGAGAAAGATTTTATACATTCGTGTTGTAAAAGTTGCTCTAATAGGAACGGCGATAATATTAGGATTTAATTTGGCTATAAATATATATAAAGAACACTTTGCACAATCATATATAAGTGACAAAGATGGTATGAAAAAAATAAAAGAACTTGAGTCAGTAAATATTTCTTCTATAAGAGATAAGATGGATGAAGAAAGTAATAATAATGAAGTTGAAAATAAAAAAGATGACACTAAAAAAGAAGAGGTTAAAGATTTTAATAAGGTATTTGAAGATTCAGTTATAATGGGAGACTCTAGAGGAGAAGGACTTACAGAATATGAAATTTTAAGCCCATCATCAGTAGTAGCGTATAAAGGCAGAACTACTATCAAGGCAAAAGATGATATATCTAGTGTTGTAGATTTAGCCCCTAGTAAAATTTTTATGACTTATGGAATGAATGACTTAGAACTATTTAGTGACTCAAAAGAATTTATAAAAAATTATGAATCACTTATAAAAGATGTAAAAGCTAAATTACCAAATTCAAAAATATATGTAACTTCAATAATTCCTACTAATAAAAGTGCTATAAATAAACAGCCTAAATTTAAAAATGTATATAGTTTTAATGATGGAATAAAAGGTATGTGCAAAAACTTAAATGTTGAGTTTATAGATGTTGGAGATAGTATGAATTCAGATAAGAATTTGTACGAGCCTGATGGTATACATTTTAAGCCTGCATTTTATAAAGGATATTTAAATATTTTACAAGAAAAAGCTAATTTATAG
- a CDS encoding DUF4358 domain-containing protein, whose amino-acid sequence MRTIKKYIVVLSFALTAFILSGCGINNDKSLNSIVTEINSKVPLNNMQKGDSKALKRFFGLNSNEFKDFVLYTPKSTMDVEEMLIVKLKDKSQAQGVEDAIDSRVNKQIESFSGYGPKQVALLQDYEVKSKGDYVFYSVSNNLEKITDAFKESIKN is encoded by the coding sequence TTGAGAACAATAAAAAAATACATAGTAGTTTTAAGCTTTGCATTAACTGCATTTATATTGAGTGGATGTGGTATTAATAATGACAAAAGCTTAAATTCGATTGTAACTGAAATAAATAGTAAGGTACCTTTAAATAATATGCAAAAAGGTGATAGCAAAGCTCTTAAAAGATTTTTTGGATTAAACTCAAATGAATTTAAAGACTTTGTACTATATACTCCAAAATCGACTATGGATGTTGAAGAAATGCTTATAGTAAAGCTAAAAGATAAATCACAAGCACAAGGTGTAGAAGATGCAATTGATAGCAGAGTAAATAAGCAAATAGAAAGTTTTAGTGGCTATGGTCCAAAACAAGTTGCACTACTTCAGGATTATGAAGTAAAGAGCAAAGGAGATTATGTTTTCTATTCAGTATCAAATAATTTAGAAAAAATTACTGATGCATTTAAAGAAAGCATCAAAAACTAA